Genomic segment of Arachis stenosperma cultivar V10309 chromosome 4, arast.V10309.gnm1.PFL2, whole genome shotgun sequence:
ATAGAGAAAATGTCAATTTATGTTTGACATTCATTGTTATTGTTTACAATTGTTGGATGTGAACATGTGCTGCAGCCCTCGAAGTCGGACAAAAATTCAAGTAAGTTGGCAAAGCATCTGTCCCTACTTGAATGATGCCTTTGTGGCTTTGGCTTATGTAGAAGTGTAATTGGTAATTATGTTTCCTGATTCTTGTACTTGTCATTCAGAGCAAAAGATGCCTGAAGGGAGCTGGAAGTGTGACAAGTGTAACAACATAAACTATCCATTCAGAACCAAGTGCAACAGACAGAATTGTGGTGCTGACAAGCCAGCTGAAGCAGAGAAATCAACCTCACCAGCTCCAGATCAAAACGATCAGGTTTGTTGTGGAAAATACTTGCATTTTGTTAACCTTCAAAGCTTGTTGCAACATCTATTCATCTTACAAGATCTGTGTAACATAATGAACATTTTAAAATGGCAAGCCATTGTGAAGGTGTTATTTAAGATGGAGTTTCATCTTTGCTTTCTTTCATTTGGATCTTTTTATTTCAGCTTTACGTATGTGTTTAATATTTACGTTATATTTATCCATTGCAATATTTAATTTGCAATTATTTACTGTTCCAGTGAGTTCTAGGACATATTTGAGGGTTGAGAAGGTCCAGAGTTGTCATCAAGCTTTGCCCAATTTCGGTGTCTGACAGTCAGTCTTGTCGTCCTCTATTTGAAGCAGTTGTCAATTCACATTCACCTTCTCATTATGTGTGTCAAGTTGTTGTATTAACTGAGATGGTATTTTGGTCTTGAATTGTTGTGATGCATGTGTCAGCCAGCTTTCCTGGCAAGATTTTAAAAGTCGGTTCTGGAATTTCACAGATAGGTTTCCTGGTAATGTTCCCATATGCATTTAGGTAAGTTACCAGTGGCAGAAAGGTTATTGCAGCTTCCTCCCAGTTCTAAGTTTTCATTTGGTTCTGGTTGTCTGTTTTAAGTTTATCGTTAGATGAATAGATGCGTCAAAAGCATATGAAATTTGGAAGTTTAGATTATTTAGCTGAAAAAGCGTCTGCTTGTTATCCTACCTTCACTATTAGGTGCATCAGCATTTCTAAATCCTTTTTGGTGTCATCACATGTAGCACTTAATTGATGTTTAGGAGTAGATTAATTTTGGTTGATGGCAGAATTTTAATAGGGTTATTTAACACGTAGCACCTCTTGCTATAACATGTACAAGGTAAGATCATCACTTGGAATGTTGATCACTACATGAGGTTTATGATATATCACACATTTTCCTGGTTTCCTGCATATTCTATGTGGTCACATGGGTGGATGATTTTCAAGAAAGTTATAGAAATTTTCTATGTCAAGATGGGGTAGTTGTCGACAGTCCAAGTCAATTACAAACTTAGCAGCAAGTTCACTGCTCTACGATCTACACGTTGTTTGACTTTGTCTAAATGGAATAGGAGGGAGAAATAAACTAGGTAACCTCTCATTGTATTTAGGAGCCATCCATTGCGTGAAGAACATTGTTTTGTTTGTGAACAATGAACCATGGTTGAGAATACTGAATGGAAGGGAAATCGAACCATTCATGTCCGTGGTTTAAGTCTGGCGTATTATGGTCAGGcctatttaaaataaataaataaatgatcaCATATAAGTATAACTTAATTTTTGTTAGATGGATTGGACAGTCACAACTCTAGTCATTCACTCACATTACACACACAACACTTGAAGGTTTCCATCCATTGCTGGACAGGTTTCGAATCCTGAGTGCAGTATTTGATTTGTTATTCAACTAAAGCCTCAGGCCTCAGCTGCACATTTCTTTTTCTGCGTTTGTTGGGTCAATGAATGACAAAGCTTTGTTGCTTGTTGATCCTTTAAAAATAAGGTTGGCCAAGAGTCGAGCCCAATTTGTAACTGAATCACCAATTACTAATCCTAAAGTAACAAATCCCTTCTGTCCAAAATAAAGAGTAACAAATTGGAAACACGTTCCTTAAAGCAAGTGAACTTGCTGTTCTTGCTTTTCGCAATGAGCCACCGACAGTTGCTGAAATCAGAATGGCAGTAACCATGTTACATAACAATCACTGACATTCTTGATCACTAGTGGGCAACGAGTGGCTGCCAATGCTTGTACGAGAATCTATTGTATGGCATTGTTTGTCATAACTGACTGGGTAGTGGCACCTGATTGTGGCAACTAGATGGTGGAGGGACAATTATGTAGTGGCTGAACGGTTGTGTTCTACGATTTGGGTTCTCTAAAGTTTGAAGAGAGTCAAGTGTGATTTCTCACCGTTTATTTCATAGGTGGgatcaagaataaatatgaaagagaaattatttaagggtagaagatcacactttactctgtaaagtgaaattcaaactttagaaaaTTCAAATCCTATGTTCTATGTGCTTAAACGTCAGTGAGGAAAAGAAGGGATGTTATTCGGGAACTCTGTTGAACTAATATGACTAGCTGGTTTAATTAGGGGTATgcaaaaaaattagttttactAAATTGAAACTGAAGTGAAACTGATTTAAATAAATCATTTTTTCAAATAGAAAATTGAATGAAAatcataatttttataaaaatcaatttttatagTTCAGTTTagttttaaatcaaattaaaaatagttttatttaaacaccaaaattagcttttacatatttttttctctcttccaCTCTCTCCCTCTTCCCCTCccctttttttctctcttctttctctccctccgctttccctctctttttctctcttctctctctctttctctcttctctctttcctcctcttcttcctctcttctctttctctcccttttctctctctctttcctcttttcttccttctctctctctccctcctctTCCTTCCCCTCTCTCCCTCGCTTCCTCTGtatctccctttttttttctctatctCCTCTCCTTTCTCTCTATCTCACCCTCCCCTCTCTCTCCTattcccttctttttctctcttttctctcctctttctcctctcctcTTTCACCCTCTCCtatctctcttttctctttttctctcagTCTTTTTTCACTTGctatccctcttctctctccCCTTCTCTCCAAAACaagagagaggaggaggagaaggagaaagaaagggaggaggagagataggaaaaagggagagagaagagggagaagaaagagagagagaggggaggGAAAGAAAGAGCAtaaggaaagagaggaagagggatagaagagagagagaatgagagaaaGGAAGGGGAGGGGGTGAGGgagagaggagggagagagggagagaaaaaggagagagagagagagagggagatgAAGACAAAGAGAGAAGGGgggagagagaagaaagagagagaaaggaagAGAAGAGAACATGGGGAGAGGAAGAGAAGGGAgagaaaaagaggggaggaagagagagggagaggagaGAGGGGAAAGAGAGAATgtaaaatctaattttttatatgttaaaattaatttagcTTATAAACTagtttaaattagttttttcaattaaaactgattttatttttatgaattgaTTTAAGCTAATGCACTGTATTCTAAACTGGTTTAAAACCAATTTTTTATATGACAAAGCATTTTGGTTTGACTTTTTAACCatttaaaattgtttaattcaatttataaaaaaaaactgaaCCACAAATATCCTTAGGTTTATTCGGTTTTCTTAACGGTGTTGAACAAAAAGTTAAATTTGAGATGTACCAATATCTAAAGGTATCGCTTACTATTGATTTAGCTGTCCCTTCAATGCAATACCTGCTATATATCTGGTTTTAagtaaatttgaaaattaagattTCTCTTccaaaaaaagggaaaaaagatTCAGAGGCCCCTAAAATTTGCAACTAAGTCTTAACATCAAATGAAACTATTGTAGTGCACTCGTGCACTTTGTCCAGTTGCCCTGATAATTTTCAATGTAATTGCAATTGGATACGGGTTTATAGAGGTGAGCACAGTTTGTTCATAACTGAAGAAAGTTAAGTTTAGACACGGCCCAATTTATTAATAATCAAGTCTAATATAGAAGTTCAagttttacttaaaaaaaatccCACGAAGTGGTTCAATTTACAATTTTACATATAGATTGAGTGATTTGAGTCTCGTATATATAATAATGTAATTAGTTAGAATATAATTTACATAACAGTATTATATACACAAGTAGCAtgaatattatttaaataaccAATAAACTTTACATATACTATCAAATCAATTCAAAAGCCAATgaactaaatctttttaaactcaAACTCGGCTTATTGTTTCCATAGAGTAGGACAACACTTAATTAAAtatcagaataaaaaattacgttaataatgtaaaaaaaaattttaaaaatataatttatattatttaggGGGTATTCGCCATGTAATTGTTAGTGAAAGATATTGTAATAAAATTTAGTTTGTATCTTATGGAATttaaaatgcatgaaaataaaacagTAAAGAGTTTTGATATGTAAAAGTAATGGACCAatcttataaaaatataagaaagtcattgatcaattaaattttattccaaAACATAAACAAATAGTACTTGTATActtaattaaactcaaaatTTCAAGAAGATGATTTAGAGAATTAATGTTATAAACTAATATTAAAGGCATATGTTATATGATGATTATTTAGATTGTTTAATTTGATATTGAGGTTAATTTGGTAATGTTATTACAATTATCAATTATAACTTTATGTGGCGTTGTAAGTAATCAAAGTGTGGATCTTATATAGACGGACAATGTAAAATTAGAACCAACCAATACCTTTGTTGCTTAATGTTTATAATCAAAGTTGTATAAACAACTCTGAACTGTCCAAATAGCATTTGTGTATTATGAAACAATTGACATCTATTTATAGTTATAAGTTTTGAAATATTAAtgcacataatatttttaacataaaattatgAACCATTTTTGCCTTTAACTACAgtcttctcaattttttttttttttttggtttcccACAGTATTTTCCAACCCGACAGGTCAAGGACTAATCCATCGTggatctgagctccatttaagggtctATCGCTGGCCAATGGGTTGCTTCATGCACAAGGCGAGATTCGAACCCTCTACTTGTTTAAGCGGACGAGTAAgctgaccactcgaccaacccaagTTGGTTTCGATCTTTTTCTAACATGATTTATTTATTACTGTGTATATAAAGCCCTTTACCTTTTCTCTGTTAAAAACAGCTGCTTATAAGTTCTAAGCTTTCCAGGCATGCTCACAGTGAAGGCagagaattaaaatttacaGTTATAAAATTCAGTTCAGTTCACTGAACAGGCGTTTAACTTCCATGTGAAGTTTTGGAGAAGCTTCCAAACTCCTTAATGCAATGACTTTCTTCATGGCACCCAGGATTAAATAGAAACCAAAGATTAAAGCACTGGAAGAAGGTATATAAGGTAAAAGAGTGTCCCACTATTCAGAAAACAGAGTCACACACACAGCATACAAACAAGTTCTATAATTTTCCAACTCCTTTCTAAGTAGGGAAGTTAACATTCTAATATAGCAAAAGATGATTAGATCCTACAAACCATTTTAAGTAATGAGGCCGCGACGAAGCTGAAAATTCCTCGTTGTGATAACACCATTGGGATGATTGCACTCACATGATGTTTAGTCCAGCTGGTTGCAAGGATAGCCAGAATCATAGGGTGGAGCACTAAACATCTGAAACTCTTGGAAGCGATTGCTATTATCACAATCTGAGAATGGGATACACATGTTAGGATTGGCTGGTTGTTGATCAAGGTGAGAATATTGTGATGAAGCGAGAGGGAAACGCGGAGTCATAGCATATGTAGACCATGAATTGGTTGACAGAAGAGAGAGAGCACGGCTGACATCTTGTGTGGCGTTGGGATCGGACGAGCTAATAGGATCTTCTTTCCCTGCAATGAAGGTATCATATTTCTGTCATTGGATAAAACTTACATCATGATCTTAAATAATGTTTCTAGTTACTAAATGAAGGTAACATTTCCCCATCATAATTGTTGCTCAGGTAGATTCAGATCATAACATTATAAATATAGTCTTGTTTGATGTAATTTATCAGTCTATATTCGGAGGATCTTTTAGAGCGATATAGTTAACCGTTTTATCAATTTAGTTTGATCCTACCTGCCTTTGCATGCCTTCATTGTTTTAGGAATCAAtactatatgtatatattaggAAGAAATCAACATGGCCTAAAGAATTATGGCTGCATGATGATGAATGAACAAACAAATTTAGTGTGAAATCAAGAAACTTTTGAAAGAGATAAAACAATCCAGGAAATTACCATTGGTTGCCATGCCTTTGGATGCAAGGTCACTAAAATCATCAGAAAGCATAGTGACAATACTTGGTATCTTGTCGAAGGCTTTCGCAGGCCTCATCAGGAACTCTTTTGTCTGGGGTAGCCTGCTGTTTTGAATATCTTGCCAACCTATATTCGTCGCAGCTCTTGAATAAACGAATGGATTCATTAGTTGCCTTGCATCTGCAGAACAGAAGTAAAAACATGTAGATATGTTACTAATACTCTACTTGCCATGACATCAACTTTTAAGGCCATCTTCGCCATAGATGTCGATACATTGAATACTTTATTGTCTATTCATGAAATTGTAATAATTTTTCGCGATTACTGATTGGATGTGCCTACTTGGTTATTGTGAGTTATTACAGTGTAACCTAGTATTGAATATTGATCTCTAACAATTTTGAAATGAAAGAACACAtttgaaattttgtttttatatatcAGGTTATTAGGTGCCTAATACATGCAACAAAGATATACATGAGTTGTGTGTTATTGCAGAAGTTGCAATTAACTGTATTTTCAAGTTTAACATATCAAGTTTCCTTTAAGAATTAAGAACACTTCATTGTCCTATGTCTTGTAAAGGAAAACAATAGATTATAGGTAAGCTTTCCATTATTCATATGTTAAAAACTAGCCAATGACCAAAGGGAAGTAAGGGAAGGGGATTTGAATCCTTCCCTCTTTCCAATTTACACTTTGGAAAAATGAAACTCAAACACACTCTAAAGAGGGAAGGATTCACACTAGAGTTATAACATAATTATACCATAGGGTGATGAAGACAGAGCAGATGTATTTAATTGGACTGCTTCAGGCTGAGGTTTGCGACGCCTTGCATTGTGATCTGAAAGACGCCGTCTACAGCTTCTTTTTTTGTCATCAAACTCTGATAGACCGTGGAACCTTCAATATCATGTAAGtgaagttaaaaatttttagcCAATTTATTTAACATATGCCAGAAATATGGTACTATTACAAAATACCACTTTCATCCAAAGATTAACCTGCTGCATTGCTGGCAAAATCGACGTTCAAAACCAGCTATAAGCACCCTAGGGGACTTGGAATGGCTTTCGCAAACCCTGTGTTTGCGATGGTAATCTTTAGCAGATGAAAGGTCTAGACCACAGCCTTCAACCTGGCAGCTTGGGTGTTGTAGGTTCTGACTATTGGCCTTACATTTCTTTCCAGTATTTGAAGATGAAATAGGAACATCAATGGAAGATGGTTTCTTGGAATCACTTCCTGCACAAACATCCTCAAAGTACAACCGTTTACCAAGCTTTAAAGTGAGCAATGGTTCACCAGAGGCAGAAGAGGGCTCTGGTGCTGGAGAATTTTCAACTGGCTCTTCCTTTGACAATTCTTTCTTACCAGTTGAGTCGTCTTGAGAACGCTCGAAAGTGAACATGGTTGTGGATGCTTTGCTATCCCCATTTGATGATGAATTCATGGAAGCTGATTTTGAGCTCCTAGATGAAGCATGAATCAGTTCAGAACCGGAACAAGCACTACCACCGGACGGATATATCAGCCCAACATTGATTTCTCCATCTGCTTCCATGCTCCAATCCGTTGGTTGCAACTTGGAATTTTCAGTTGGTTTTGTATTGAATGAGTATAAGTTCTCCCAGTCCCATTGCCCAAGAGATTTAGCATTCCACTCCATAGTAAGACCTCAGAAAGTCGCAAACCAGTCGTCACTGTAATCTGCAAATTACAATTCAAATGAAGCTGCCACTGCATTAGTTTGTCTAGAAACAAAGAAGAATCAAACAACATTATCAGTATACAATGTAGCATAGCAATACATAAAAATCAGAGAGATTGAACAAGTTAATGAAACCTCAGAAACTGGACTAATGAATAACAGAATCCAGAAACACCAACATTACCAGTATAAAATGCAGTATAGCAATAATTGAAAACAGTGCTAACTAAGAATGTAACAATTGAGAAACAGcctcatattttaaaaaattctctCTGTGTTTAATTTATAAAGGAAAATATCAACCAATATTCTTTCACAGACAACCCAAAAAGTCACTTGTTCCATACCCATCTTTGGTTAAAACTCCTGTTATTTTTAGCCCTCAGCACAAAGCTAACCAAAAAACCAAACCGGATAAAGAAACAACCTGGCAACAGAACAAATACACAGCATATAGTCACAACTATATTACTAGTGTAAATTACAACAGTGTAGATCACAACAGCAACAGGTCTTATCCCACCGATTAGAGTCGACTATATAGATCAAACAATGTCCATGAATTATGCCTATAATTTAGTTTAACAGGCGAATTCCCAACCTGAAACAAAAACCAGAAGCTACTCATATAAACCCAAGAGATCTGTGTAGCAGTGTGTTGTGCTAGTCCATTCCATGAGTTGAGTTCACAGGCAGGACCCCCCAAGTTTACAGTTACTCATTTATCTCTCTCCTAGTAGATTTAAAGTGTGATGTTCTTTTGGTAAATTTAAAGTGTGCACTAAAATACTCACCTAATCAATCTGTTACTA
This window contains:
- the LOC130973877 gene encoding squamosa promoter-binding-like protein 12 isoform X2; the encoded protein is MEWNAKSLGQWDWENLYSFNTKPTENSKLQPTDWSMEADGEINVGLIYPSGGSACSGSELIHASSRSSKSASMNSSSNGDSKASTTMFTFERSQDDSTGSDSKKPSSIDVPISSSNTGKKCKANSQNLQHPSCQVEGCGLDLSSAKDYHRKHRVCESHSKSPRVLIAGFERRFCQQCSRFHGLSEFDDKKRSCRRRLSDHNARRRKPQPEAVQLNTSALSSSPYDARQLMNPFVYSRAATNIGWQDIQNSRLPQTKEFLMRPAKAFDKIPSIVTMLSDDFSDLASKGMATNGKEDPISSSDPNATQDVSRALSLLSTNSWSTYAMTPRFPLASSQYSHLDQQPANPNMCIPFSDCDNSNRFQEFQMFSAPPYDSGYPCNQLD
- the LOC130973877 gene encoding squamosa promoter-binding-like protein 12 isoform X1, which codes for MEWNAKSLGQWDWENLYSFNTKPTENSKLQPTDWSMEADGEINVGLIYPSGGSACSGSELIHASSRSSKSASMNSSSNGDSKASTTMFTFERSQDDSTGKKELSKEEPVENSPAPEPSSASGEPLLTLKLGKRLYFEDVCAGSDSKKPSSIDVPISSSNTGKKCKANSQNLQHPSCQVEGCGLDLSSAKDYHRKHRVCESHSKSPRVLIAGFERRFCQQCSRFHGLSEFDDKKRSCRRRLSDHNARRRKPQPEAVQLNTSALSSSPYDARQLMNPFVYSRAATNIGWQDIQNSRLPQTKEFLMRPAKAFDKIPSIVTMLSDDFSDLASKGMATNGKEDPISSSDPNATQDVSRALSLLSTNSWSTYAMTPRFPLASSQYSHLDQQPANPNMCIPFSDCDNSNRFQEFQMFSAPPYDSGYPCNQLD